In the Telopea speciosissima isolate NSW1024214 ecotype Mountain lineage chromosome 6, Tspe_v1, whole genome shotgun sequence genome, catgagctatataccgagctttatgccacaataaaatccaaaaataaaagggaaaagaattgagctaaataccaacggttaccccacaggttaatcatagagggctggtcgggttgaccaAGGACCAGTGCGctggggctgactggtcctcttcgataactcaatgggtgtatcgtgggaagggataatcaagcccgcaccaaggatacatgtattggggattgtagtagcactaacctgccttagttgtgatgttaggttgctaataaataaaatgaactgcacctcatgtaggactcatttggttgtgcttgcatgtgcatacatggtttatatttcattcacgggctcggtggagctcacactcttgtatattctcttttagttgatttcgCAGATACAGGTTTACCAATAGGCAAGGAAGCTGTCGATGAAttatagatcttcctcatctcgttgcttagcgacgattttgttattatttaagtttctttctttcaagaagtgtaattactaagacaatgtacttattgaacataaatggatatgtatacggtataacataggtacttgggattttattattgatgatataaatcatctgtgggtagttcgatcttccgttgcactctgatattcttttattatcttttaacctcaatgtatggtttgtgacatgtaaatactgcttctagacccttggggattggcggatgtcgtaggatatccgatCACTTgtctaaatcctcccagggggtggtttggggtgtgacagagtggtatcagagcgagaagctctatttacattcacaaacaatggaagtaggatggtgggtggtctaaagacaaagaaataaaagttttaagaaaacaccaaaataaagaagtggaagaacacagtaggagactaactaggtgcaaaagccgataactccataattgaagaggcataaacttttacatccgGAAAGGAAACGGGAGGTACTACTTCCGAACTACAACTTAGAAAGGAAAGTTCAATTgatacacaaaaaaataaataaataaaatataataaaaattaaattaaatttttaaaaaaaaaacacacacacacaccccagcCTATCTTTGTGCTAACTCCTATTGTAGTATTTATAAATTCCTATGTTTTTTGTTACGCATCTCTATACGTGCGATGTTTCAGTATTATGTCGTTCCATAGCAAATGCTAGCTTGTACACATAGGTACCAATTTAGAACCTTCCTTAGTTAGAAAATGTAGATTTATTTATGCCCAAGATCCCTTTCTACAGAAACAACCATGGTTAACACAAGGTCCAATCGGGGTGGTCGTCATGGAAGAGGCCCTcgatttgttccagaaattggaCTACCGAATGGAGTCGaagctcaaaactttgaagtgtcAATCACTTCGACAGGGATACCCAGGGACCTTCCAAACCCGGTGCCTACGACCCCTCTGACTCCTACCACCGCACCACCTCTGGCTATGACTGTCGATGAGCTGAATACCATCGTAGCAAACATGATGTGGAtcacacaacaacaacaagaaatgCTGGCCCATATGACTACTTAGTTTACGACCATGATGCAACAACAAGCGATGCCACCACCCAATCAGCCTCCGTAATTTCCACCTTCGGTGCCTCAGCATGTCATAGATAACTCCACTGCTAgggtgatggagaggttcaagaaacttcatCCGGCCACTTTTTCCAGGATTGGCCCGGAGGCGATGGAACCGGAGAGATGGATTAATGCTTTGGAAAAAGCCTTCGCTGTATTAGAATGTACCGATGCCCAAAAGTTGATATGCGTCGGGTACCAGttgcagaatgaggctgaagcatggtggaagtcgACGCGACCAAATTTGGAGGCGACTCATCCCAACCCCACTTGGGAGCAGTTCAAGGAAGTCttttttaagaattatttttcTGAGAGTTTCAGAGAtaagaaggaagctgaattctctgCCCTCGTACAAGGATCGAAGACAGTGTTAGATTACCAACAGCAGTTTGAGGATTTGTCCCATTTTGCACcagaacatatgaagggggaGGCTAGCAAaacgaagaaatttgaaaaggggCTCAAGCTTGAGATCGGGTCCATCCTGTCAGTCATGGATATTCAAACCTATGCACAGATGGTCGATAAAGCCAAGACGATAGAGGATAGACTGAATGAGGGGACCACAGTATTAACGGGGCTAGGTAAGGGGCTTAATACCTTCCAAAATTTAGAGTGGCCCAACGAGACCTTCTAAGGATCTAGCTTAAGCCCTAGCCTGGCACAGAACCGTGGGCTTAAAATGGGTCAAGCATATCAACCCATTCATCTAGCATTCGAACAGCCTACATAGTATTTTCGCCATGCTTCGAGCCAATTGGCATAATTTACGGCTGTGCCCCGATCGTCTAAGTCGAACAACCGATGCTATGTATCAAGCAGCACGAACACATGGCTAGGGATTGTCATCATCGCAGATTTCATGTGCCACAACGAGATCCACCTACTACTCGACTTTTCCCGTCCCAAAGCAATGGAGTCCAAAAACAAGTACATGCCTTGGACACAAGGGAAGCTGAGGCAAATTCGGAATAATAACAGGTACTCTACCCATATCATTCTCACCTGTTCGAGTATTATTTTGATTGTCGTGCATCACACTCCATTATTCTATTAAATTTACTGGTAAGAGGAGGATGCCTTCgaagaacttagaacacaaCTTGGTGGTTAGCATTGTCAATTGAAACGTTGTGAAATTAAATGAAGATTATGGGCCCTATCCATTTGGAAATTCTATAATCGTATGTAGATTCTGGGAGGATGATAAAAGACTATAGGCGTGTAGTTAGGTCTTGGTAAAGCATTATACCGCAAACCAAAAGAATAGAACAACCAAGATCAAGATGAAACTGGAACTAAAGGATCCGACAAAACCTTGCTCGACAATAGGTATGAAGGGgataatgggtcaccgaatgtctcctccgttattgggagtgaacaatagggattccatcaatatcccaattcatcctaaagttgagactAGATATTGGGAAACTAGAAGTTAAAGTATTCATAAGAAGAGCCATGTAGGAAAGATGGTGAAGACTTATACCACATAACCCAAAGCCGTAGAAGTATAGATTATTAGGCAAAATATGCGGGGGTAGTTCGATCATTTGACTTCTTTTGAGGTATATGTTGGAAGTTCAATCTTCCTTAGGCCCTTAAGATCAAGTTGAACCTTAGAACAATCAACCCACGAGTAATTTGGATAACTTGTCGAGAGTTGGATTTCTTTGAGGACCAAATCTTTATAACTCAATAGAAGCAATGAGCAATGCCGACATAAGACAAAAAGGGTCTGAATTACATCATAGACAATCAAGTATTTCCTTAGGAATCACCAACCAAAAGGGTAATGTGGTTCAATATGAAAGGGGAGTTGAATCCGAGAATTATGACCAATGGCGCACTGATTGGCAGAAGTCCATGACGTGTTCCATGCATCAATGTTAAGGAAGTACCTCCCGGACTCGACTCATGTCTTGACTTAAGAACCACTTAGGCTCGCTGCCGCTATGACCTATCAAGAGAAACCCGAAGAGAATGTAGGATGTGAGAAGCACAATCTCCACAACTGGATTATCTTGTTGTAAAGGTACTGTGGATTATCAAGGAATGTCCGGTTGATGAGAAGATGAAAGGCGGTCGAAGTATCCTTATCCGCTTGAATCACTAGACACattcaatttcgaggacgaaatttttataaggttgggggaatgtagAACCCCTGTCCAAAAATAGGTgctaattggaatttttgttgaaagcccaGAATTCGAGGTCAAGGCTACCAGTATACTATGGTGCATTGAACCCGAGGTTGAACATAATGAGTTagccccattggtgaggacctacataccattaagaaggcaaacaccaactccttgtgactgtacagctgaccaccaaatgtactggctaaggaaggtaccatcccttgattctaggacccttggacttaaatcctagttctaggctaaaccaatgatgaccctcattaacttgaatgttttagataaaacatttttaaagccaaacatcaattttaatgattgattggatgatgagaacccaattccatacatacatcttaaattccaacataaatgacaaattctgctaatttataaattgaccttctcttagttaaaatgatataactccatcactagaacttcatttgtgttggttccaattttgttagaaactatactcatagggatgcattttgttagaaaacaccattacctagttatgtctctaagttagttaaaagtttagctcaagttgctgtcaaaatcgggtcatgctgtcttgacaggttgacctttgtgtaataaaaataacaaactCCATAATCCAacattcattttctttgattctagtttttctaaaaaatagattcatagggcttcattttcttagaaggaatcatgatccaattatgtctctaaatggactgaaatttcatttcaatccaaataattctgcagatgaaatctctgggcaatggcactggccaatgcacacatcacccaaagacatcacccagagtgggaaaatgaaGTATTTTAATCTgaagatgtgtggggaccacccctatTGGCCATGAACAcccccataggttgaagggagtctgagggaccacctcctgctcttggatcactgtggaccccaccagagagcccggaatcactgagaatcagtctagaAACACTTTCTTGGAATGGGCCTAAGCTGCCAAAAAGACCTTAGTTgagggctggtctataaatagagaccttagcctcattttagagcccttacACTGCTCAAACCGTGGAgcagaggaaaagagagaaaaagagaaggaaaagagagagaaaggaggaagaagggaaggagaagaagaggaaggaaggagggagtGCATACCTTGCACCCAAACTCGGTTCCAGAAACATACTCAGACCAAAAACTCAGGTATAATCCTTACCCTAATAAGTTGTTACTGCTgttctttgtttcctcttttgaATCTATGCCTTATAGAGGCAGATCTAGCCAAGGAaagcctagaacagctgggggctgccttgttctgcctcagatctaacatgcaaacctgttgtatgtaagatctgagcatcTTTCATGTAATAAACCTGCTgttactatttttcttcttagatctctgtggttttaatggatttttGGCCAccggcagcccagaacagcttggaactacctagaactgctccagatctgccatgcaagcatggagcatggaagatctaagatatttgagtaaaaatacagatctATTTTGCTATTCTTGAAGccaaaatctggttgtgcatggctgcactgccagatgcactgttatttgactatttggagtcctgattgcaTGCCCTGGCTACATGGAActtaaccctaggtggtagcagctttagatta is a window encoding:
- the LOC122665532 gene encoding uncharacterized protein LOC122665532 — encoded protein: MERFKKLHPATFSRIGPEAMEPERWINALEKAFAVLECTDAQKLICVGYQLQNEAEAWWKSTRPNLEATHPNPTWEQFKEVFFKNYFSESFRDKKEAEFSALVQGSKTVLDYQQQFEDLSHFAPEHMKGEASKTKKFEKGLKLEIGSILSVMDIQTYAQMVDKAKTIEDRLNEGTTVLTGLGKGLNTFQNLEWPNETF